AGATGTCAGCCTTGATTCCCAAATCCTTGTCTAGGCTGCTATTGGAATACTCTATGACCCAAAAAACGTTTTCTGGGTAAGGGTGATGAGTTCTGTATTCCTTTCCTAGTCGCTGCACAACTGCAATGTCTGGCTCTGGCTCTGAGCCACTAGGGAGTGTAATTGGTTTTGCCGGACGCACCTGTGCCCGATCGCCTAGTAGCCTCGTCAAATATTCGCCCATGTCGGTAGAACCGTGAGCATGGGGCATTCCTTCTGGGGACATTTCGACAACGACTCCGTTCAATAGTTCGACATGGCAATCGTCCCAAATCCCCACGTCAACCATGCGGTGATATTGCTCAAGGGTGATTTTTACGGGGACGAGTTCGGGCGTGGTGGGTTGCTGCAACGTCTGGGTCATGGCTACACCTCAAGAGGGTATTTCGATCCTACTTGAGATGTAGCATAACCCCAAGGTTACCTAGCTTGCTCTCTTGCATTTCTGGTTGCTGGGTAAGGTCGCCTGGTAAGCCTCGATCGCCCTCATGTAGGTAGCCCAATCATGCCGATTCACCATCCAATCCTCAATTAGTTCTTTGTTGTAGAGGATTTTCTGGACGGGCTGAACAAAATGAATGCCCAAATAACTAGTGGTCTGCCCTGTAACGGCTTAAGGTTCGGTCTGTGACTTGTAGGAGTGAGCAGGTTTCCGTTTTGCTATGGAACGGGCACTCTGCTTTCAGTGTCGTCGCCTCTACTGCGTTGAGAGAGTCATATTGGCGCCATTTGGTACTTTGTTCACCACTACAACGCATCCTTACCTGTTTAGGACTACCCGAGAAAGATACTTCAATGAACGTTAATCTACACGTCTTTATTACGCTTTTTTCTTAGGTAAAACTTAAAAAAGATACGATATTACCCACTCGGGGAATACCCTGAAGTTCACTGCATTGCTATGGTTTAAAAGCCACTCATTCAGAGAAAAGAAAGGAATTCCTGATTTTTGACGAAGAGTGATGGTTCCCGGAACCAATGCCAAGCTGTCCTCTAAACTGAGTTTGCGTCCTGCTAGGTATAAGGAAATCGATCATCAGTATTTGGTGCTGCTTTACTCATGATCCCTGATTCTGGCGGAGAGGTAAATAGATGTTCTAGATGCAGCTTGGCATTTAAACTGAGTTAGGAGTGAAAATAAGTTGTGCAAAAAAAGGGTAGATAGAATGCCGAGACTTCATGCGTTTCGCGTAGGCGCGGTAAACTGTTGGGGTTGATTTGGCGCTGGTGCGGTATGGTGACGTTCTTGTTGGAAGTTGGAACAGAGGAATTGCCTGCAAGTTTTGTAGGTTCGGCTTTGGAGCAATGGCGATCGCGCATTCCTGCCAGTCTCAGCGATTTGTTTTTGGTGTCAGAATCCATAGAGCTATACGCTACACCCCGACGACTAGCAGTGGTAATCAAAGGTTTGCCTGCGCAACAGCCCGATCGAGAAGAAGAAGTTAAGGGTCCTTCAGCGCAAGCGGCATTCAAAGAAGGTAAGCCAACGAAAGCAGCAGAAGGCTTTGCCCGATCGCGCAATGTTGATGTCAGCGCCTTTGAGATTCGGAGTACCGACAAGGGCGAGTTTGTTTTTGTTAACCAAAAGGTTTCAGGTCGCCCGACCGCCGAAATTTTGATAGAACTGATTCCACAATGGATTTTTGGGCTGGAAGGTAAGCGGTTTATGCGTTGGGGTGATGGCGATTTGCGGTTTCCACGCCCCATTCGGTGGCTGGTGACGTTGCTTGATGACCTCGTGTTACCCATTACATTGGTCAATGGATCAGAAAGTTTTACAAGCGATCGCCTTTCCTATGGGCACCGAGTTCTTCATCCATCGCCTCTTTTAATTCCCCATGCGGCTGAATATGTTGCCTGTCTCAAAGCTGCCTCGGTTGAAGTTGACCCGGCTTTGCGGGAAGCAACCATTGCAGAGCAGGTACAGGCTACGGCTCAGACCGTGGGGGGATACGCTGCTATTTCTCCTAGTCTGCTTGAGGAAGTTCGGGATTTGGTAGAGTTTCCGAGTGCAGTCATCGGGCAATTTGACCCGGAGTTTTTGGATCTGCCGACTGAGGTCATTATTACGGAGATGGAAAGCCATCAGCGGTATTTCCCAGTGCTGAAGGCTGAAGGTTCTTCAGAGCTACTGCCCTACTTTATTACGATCTCTAATGGTGACCCGGCTAAAGCAGATGTCATTTCAACAGGTAATGAACGGGTAATTCGGGCGCGACTATCAGATGGAAAATACTTTTTTGATCTCGATCGCAAGCAGCCTCTTGAAAGCTATCTGCCTCGGCTGGACAAGGTAACTTTTCAAGAAGATTTAGGATCAGTACGAGATAAGGTCGATCGCATCCTCACTATTTCTTGCGTAATTGCCGATCAGCTTCAAGTGACTGCGGCAGAGAAAAGCATTATTGAGCGATCGGCTCTTCTCTGTAAAGCTGATCTGGTGACTCAAATGGTAGGTGAGTTTCCTGAGCTTCAAGGCGTTATGGGACAAAAATATGCGATTCATGAGCCGCCTGCTGTCGCTACCGCAATCTTTGAACATTATTTGCCTCGTGGTGCGGGCGATCGCCTGCCCCAAACGTTAGCAGGTCAAGTCGTAGGGTTGGCAGATCGACTGGATACGCTGGTCGGCATCTTTAGTTTAGGAATGTTGCCCACAGGTTCGTCTGATCCCTTTGCGCTACGACGGGCGGCAAATGGGATGGTGAATGTCATGTGGGCAGCAAATTTATCATTAAACTTGTCTCAACTGCTCCAGCAGGTTTGTGACACTGCTCAACAGGCTGTTCAAAAGAAAACAACGGCATCCTTACAGGAACAGCTTCAGGAATTCTTCTTGCAACGGGTACGAACGCTGTTGCAAGAACAAGGAGTTGATTATGACTTGGTCAATGCGGTGCTAGGGGAGAATGATGCAGAGTACGCTCAGCGAACGCTACAAGACTTGCTAGATGTACGCGATCGTGCCTTGTTTTTGCAATCTATCCGAAAAAACCAAATCATCGATCGCATTTATGAAACTGTGAACCGGGCATCCCGCTTGGCAGTACAAGGAGATTTAGAGACAACTCAGCTTGATCCTACCGCTGTGATTCGTCCTGACTTATTTAAGCAGCCTTCTGAGCAAGCACTCTATGAGGCGCTGATCGATCTCGTTCCGCAAACTGAGGGAGCGCGATCGCAGCGCAACTATCAACAGCTTGTTGAGGCATTGGCGCAGGTTGCACCGACAGTCAGCAATTTCTTTGACGGGGCACAGAGTGTGATGGTGATGGATGCAGACTTAGAAGTGAGACAAAATCGGTTGAATTTGTTGGGATTACTGCGGAACCATGCGCGGGTGCTGGCAGACTTTGGGGCGATCGTGAAACCATAGAAAATCGTGAAGCCATAGAAAAAGGGCTTGGCGATGCCAAGCCTCCAGCCTATTTCAACAGAACCTCAATAACGATCAATGAGAAGAAGTGAAAGCCTTATCAGTGTTTCCAAACTTGAATCGGATTGCCTAGCGATCGCCGTTAGCACCAGGCTCATCATCATAGTGTTGAGGACGTTATAGTGTTGAGGACGTTGCGCGATCGCACTAACCCACCATAAAAGAAGGCAAGTCCAGAGTCATGGGCAAAGGGCTGCGAAAATTAATACGAACGCCGTGTCGCCGCTATTAATCGGTAGGATAGGGGGTGTCCCAGTCTGCAACTCTGTAATTTGATTATGGCTGCCTACGTCATTGGTCTTGGAAAATCTGGAATTGCTGCGGCTCGGTTGCTTAAGCAACAAGGGTTTGAGGTTATAGTCAGCGATCGCAACGCCAAAGCTCTAAATTCAATTGAACAAGACCTAGCTGCTGAAGGAATTAGGGTGGAATTGGGACAGACCTTCGAGCCTAATCCGACGACCATGCAGCAAATTATAGTTAGCCCTGGGGTGCCCTGGGATCTCCCGGGCTTGGTTAAGGCAAGAGAGCAAGGCATTGAGACATTGGGCGAAATGGAGTTGGCATGGCGGACACTTCAAAATAGTTGCGAGGGGTCGCTTTACCCTATACCTTGGGTGGGCATCACAGGCACAAACGGCAAAACCACGACAACGGCACTGATTGCAGCAATTTTTCAGGCAGCGGGATTACAAGCTCCGGCTTGTGGCAATATTGGCTATGCGGCTTGTGAAGTTGCTCTTAAGAAGCAACCCGACTGGGTAATTGCCGAACTCAGCAGCTATCAAATTGAGTCGGCAGCAAGCCTTGCCCCCAAGATTGGCGTGTGGACGACGTTTACGCCTGACCACCTCAGTCGGCACAAAACCTTAGAGAATTACTATCGTATCAAGGCGCATTTGCTGCAAAATTCTGAGCATCAAATCCTTAATGGGGATGATCCGTATCTTCGGAGCAAGGCTGACCAATGGCGGAGGGCTTGCTGGACGAACGTGACCGGAAAAGACAATCTCTTAGGAGAGGTTGAGCAGGGCGCTTATATTGAAGATGGCTGGGCGATCGCTCAAGGTGAGGCAATTGTTCCAGTAGCAGCGCTGCGAATGGTAGGGGCGCACAATCAGCAGAATTTGTTGTTGGCGGTTTTGGTAGCGCGGATTGCTGGAATAAAAAAGGAAGCGATCGCCCAAGCCGTCCTGAATTTTCCTGGAGTTGCCCATCGATTAGAGTCCATTTGCACCTGGAACGGCATCGACTTTATCAACGACAGCAAAGCGACTAACTATGACGCGGCTGAGGTCGGTTTATCTGCGGTGGACGCACCCGTTATTTTAATAGCGGGTGGCGAGGCAAAGGATGGCGATGATACGGGCTGGCTCCGCAGTATTCATGCTAAAGCTGCTCAAGTTTTGCTAATTGGCAGTGCTGCTCAAGCTTTTGCGGCACGCTTAGAGCAAGTAGGTTACGCCCAATACGAAATCGTAGAAACAATGGATCAGGCGGTTAAGCGAGGGGCAGAACTAGGGCAGAAGTTGGGAGCAAAGGTGATATTGCTTTCGCCTGCCTGTGCCAGTTTTGACCAATATGCCAATTTTGAACAGCGCGGGGATCATTTTCGACAGTTGTGTTTAGAGACGCTAAAACAGTATTAATCGGGTTGACCGGGGAGAAGGTCATTGATGGGATCACGAATAGGGTCACTATTTTCACTGTTTAATAAAGTTTGGACAAAATCATACATTTCTGGCTCCGATCGCCCTTCCATTTGCAAGTCCTTCAAAGCAATTAGCCCTTGCGCCAGTTCAGGAGCACTTTTTTTGTAGGTGTTATGGGCAACGACCAAATCCATAAAGACCTCCCGCTCAATTTGCAGACGGCTGGCATCTTCTGCCAAGTGAGAAGCATAGGCAATCGCATCTGCCTGATATTTCAGTAAAAAGATCAGGGCATTACTCATTTCTTGGAGCGGCTGTTGCAGTTTACGAGTATCTAATTCAAGGCGATCGAAACCCACTTGTCCATCAATCCGAAGTTCAACTATTGGCTTAAGGGTCGGGTCAATTTTGCCTTGGGCAATGGCTGCCTGAACAAGATCGATCGCCCCCAGTTCTACTTCTTCTAAGCTTTCTGTTCCACGCAGTGTCAGCTTTAGCCGAACAATCGATCGCTGTTGATAATCTTGTTTAAGTTCTGCCTGCACCGTACCTCGACTAATCTCAACCAAGTAAACGCCCCGGTCAAAACCTGCCTCTTCTACACTGTTTGCCTCCGTCGAACCCGGATTAAAAATCCAGCCCTCGACTTCATAGTTCTTATGAATGTGCCCTAGCGCCAAATAATTGACCCCAGCTGCTTTGAGCGGAGCGACATCGGCATAGCGCAAGGCTCCTTGGTAACGAGAAATTTGTCCTTCCATGCCGTGATGGAACATCAAAATGTTGGGATGCGGCGTGGGCGGCAGTTGAGCGATCGCCTCGGCAATTTGTTCGATCGCTTTAGGAGCAGTAGAGCCATACCAGTAAGAACCCAGCACTCGCACACCGCAATCAAGATCAATATATCCACCTCGCTCACCATCCCAAGGAAAGTAGAACGGCTCACCTGTCGCGGTGTCTCCAGGTTCTAGTAATATCAGCAGACCCCAAGATGCTAGATAGCGTA
The DNA window shown above is from Timaviella obliquedivisa GSE-PSE-MK23-08B and carries:
- a CDS encoding Uma2 family endonuclease, with translation MTQTLQQPTTPELVPVKITLEQYHRMVDVGIWDDCHVELLNGVVVEMSPEGMPHAHGSTDMGEYLTRLLGDRAQVRPAKPITLPSGSEPEPDIAVVQRLGKEYRTHHPYPENVFWVIEYSNSSLDKDLGIKADIYAVAGISEYWVNNLKKNILIVFRDPVDGKYQSRQEFTTGIINPLAFPDVAIEVARVLV
- the glyS gene encoding glycine--tRNA ligase subunit beta, whose translation is MVTFLLEVGTEELPASFVGSALEQWRSRIPASLSDLFLVSESIELYATPRRLAVVIKGLPAQQPDREEEVKGPSAQAAFKEGKPTKAAEGFARSRNVDVSAFEIRSTDKGEFVFVNQKVSGRPTAEILIELIPQWIFGLEGKRFMRWGDGDLRFPRPIRWLVTLLDDLVLPITLVNGSESFTSDRLSYGHRVLHPSPLLIPHAAEYVACLKAASVEVDPALREATIAEQVQATAQTVGGYAAISPSLLEEVRDLVEFPSAVIGQFDPEFLDLPTEVIITEMESHQRYFPVLKAEGSSELLPYFITISNGDPAKADVISTGNERVIRARLSDGKYFFDLDRKQPLESYLPRLDKVTFQEDLGSVRDKVDRILTISCVIADQLQVTAAEKSIIERSALLCKADLVTQMVGEFPELQGVMGQKYAIHEPPAVATAIFEHYLPRGAGDRLPQTLAGQVVGLADRLDTLVGIFSLGMLPTGSSDPFALRRAANGMVNVMWAANLSLNLSQLLQQVCDTAQQAVQKKTTASLQEQLQEFFLQRVRTLLQEQGVDYDLVNAVLGENDAEYAQRTLQDLLDVRDRALFLQSIRKNQIIDRIYETVNRASRLAVQGDLETTQLDPTAVIRPDLFKQPSEQALYEALIDLVPQTEGARSQRNYQQLVEALAQVAPTVSNFFDGAQSVMVMDADLEVRQNRLNLLGLLRNHARVLADFGAIVKP
- a CDS encoding UDP-N-acetylmuramoyl-L-alanine--D-glutamate ligase produces the protein MMAAYVIGLGKSGIAAARLLKQQGFEVIVSDRNAKALNSIEQDLAAEGIRVELGQTFEPNPTTMQQIIVSPGVPWDLPGLVKAREQGIETLGEMELAWRTLQNSCEGSLYPIPWVGITGTNGKTTTTALIAAIFQAAGLQAPACGNIGYAACEVALKKQPDWVIAELSSYQIESAASLAPKIGVWTTFTPDHLSRHKTLENYYRIKAHLLQNSEHQILNGDDPYLRSKADQWRRACWTNVTGKDNLLGEVEQGAYIEDGWAIAQGEAIVPVAALRMVGAHNQQNLLLAVLVARIAGIKKEAIAQAVLNFPGVAHRLESICTWNGIDFINDSKATNYDAAEVGLSAVDAPVILIAGGEAKDGDDTGWLRSIHAKAAQVLLIGSAAQAFAARLEQVGYAQYEIVETMDQAVKRGAELGQKLGAKVILLSPACASFDQYANFEQRGDHFRQLCLETLKQY
- a CDS encoding exonuclease SbcCD subunit D, which gives rise to MPRFLHLADIHLGFDRYDSKERTQDFYYAFNDALEKYAIAPQVDFVLIAGDLFEHRNIQPATLNQAQLALQALKQAGIPVLAIEGNHDNRPYGTKTSWLRYLASWGLLILLEPGDTATGEPFYFPWDGERGGYIDLDCGVRVLGSYWYGSTAPKAIEQIAEAIAQLPPTPHPNILMFHHGMEGQISRYQGALRYADVAPLKAAGVNYLALGHIHKNYEVEGWIFNPGSTEANSVEEAGFDRGVYLVEISRGTVQAELKQDYQQRSIVRLKLTLRGTESLEEVELGAIDLVQAAIAQGKIDPTLKPIVELRIDGQVGFDRLELDTRKLQQPLQEMSNALIFLLKYQADAIAYASHLAEDASRLQIEREVFMDLVVAHNTYKKSAPELAQGLIALKDLQMEGRSEPEMYDFVQTLLNSENSDPIRDPINDLLPGQPD